The genomic region CGCAGTAAATCGAAAAAGGACGAATCAGTCTTATTGGAAGGGAATCTCTTGGACAAAGTCACTCGAGGGACCCGAGATGGACAGACCAATGGACTCCTGATTGGGCCACACCCATCCAACGTCGTTTCCGAGATTATACTGACCAGAATTGATCATGAGATGATCCGGAAGGGATACAGTCGGTTTTACCGCTATATTGACGATTATACTTTTTATGCAAAAACCCACGAAGAAGCTGAAAAGTTTATCCATGATCTCGGAATGCAACTGCGCGAATACGAGCTTGTTTTGAACGGGAGTAAGACTGAAATCTTGCCGATGCCGCTTCCAATTAGTGAAGGATGGGTACGGGAATTGAACAATTTCCGATTGCCTGCTAAAGGTGAAACTGTTCACTTCAAGACCGTTCGCTCCTAGACTTGGCACTGAATCTAGCTCATGGAGC from Gemmatimonadota bacterium harbors:
- a CDS encoding RNA-directed DNA polymerase encodes the protein MNYKGNEYLDNEESDIRKMTGAYYVARTDISHCFPGIYTHSIPWVIHGRSKSKKDESVLLEGNLLDKVTRGTRDGQTNGLLIGPHPSNVVSEIILTRIDHEMIRKGYSRFYRYIDDYTFYAKTHEEAEKFIHDLGMQLREYELVLNGSKTEILPMPLPISEGWVRELNNFRLPAKGETVHFKTVRS